The following proteins come from a genomic window of Pseudomonas sp. WJP1:
- the hflK gene encoding FtsH protease activity modulator HflK — protein MAWNEPGGNSNNQDPWGGKRRNNGDRKGPPDLDEAFRKLQESLNGLFGGGKKRGDDGGGSGKSGGFGGLLGIGLVVLAAVWLYSAVYVVDEQEQAVVLRFGKYYETVGPGLNIYFPPIDKKYMENVTRERAYTKQGQMLTEDENIVEVPLTVQYKISNLQDFVLSVDQPEISLQHATDSALRHVVGSTAMDQVLTEGRELMASEIKERLQRFMDTYRTGITVTQVNVQSAAAPREVQEAFDDVIRAREDEQRSRNQAETYANGVVPEARGQAQRILEDANGYRDETVSRAKGEADRFTKLVAEYRKAPEVTRQRLYLDTMQEVFSNTSKVLVTGNKNGQNNLLYLPLDKMVDSGRSTSTQVTGAAATSNEANARAAADLQQQQARTRESR, from the coding sequence ATGGCTTGGAATGAGCCGGGTGGCAACTCGAATAATCAGGATCCTTGGGGTGGTAAGCGCCGTAATAACGGCGATCGCAAGGGGCCGCCAGATCTCGACGAGGCCTTCCGAAAGCTGCAGGAAAGCCTGAACGGGTTGTTCGGTGGTGGTAAGAAACGTGGTGATGACGGTGGTGGTTCGGGCAAGAGCGGCGGCTTCGGCGGCCTGCTGGGCATCGGCCTGGTCGTGTTGGCGGCCGTATGGCTGTACAGCGCGGTCTATGTCGTCGACGAGCAGGAGCAAGCCGTGGTGCTGCGCTTCGGCAAGTACTACGAAACCGTCGGCCCCGGCCTGAATATCTACTTCCCACCGATCGACAAGAAGTACATGGAAAACGTCACGCGTGAGCGGGCGTACACCAAGCAGGGTCAAATGCTGACTGAAGACGAAAACATCGTCGAAGTGCCGCTGACCGTGCAGTACAAGATCAGCAACCTGCAGGACTTCGTGCTGAGCGTCGATCAGCCGGAAATCAGCCTGCAGCACGCGACCGACAGCGCCCTGCGCCATGTGGTGGGTTCCACCGCGATGGACCAGGTGCTGACCGAAGGTCGGGAGTTGATGGCCAGCGAAATCAAGGAGCGCCTGCAACGCTTCATGGATACCTATCGCACCGGTATCACCGTCACCCAGGTCAACGTACAGAGCGCAGCGGCACCGCGTGAAGTGCAAGAAGCCTTCGATGACGTGATCCGCGCCCGTGAAGACGAGCAGCGTTCGCGCAACCAGGCTGAAACCTATGCCAACGGCGTCGTGCCGGAAGCCCGTGGTCAGGCCCAGCGCATCCTTGAAGATGCCAACGGCTACCGTGACGAAACCGTCTCGCGCGCCAAGGGTGAGGCCGATCGCTTCACCAAGCTGGTCGCCGAGTATCGCAAGGCACCTGAAGTCACCCGCCAACGTCTGTACCTGGACACCATGCAGGAAGTCTTCAGCAACACCAGCAAGGTTCTCGTGACCGGCAACAAGAATGGCCAGAACAACCTGCTCTACTTGCCGCTGGACAAAATGGTCGACAGTGGTCGCAGCACCAGCACTCAGGTGACCGGCGCGGCAGCCACCAGCAATGAAGCGAATGCGCGTGCGGCAGCTGATCTGCAGCAACAGCAAGCACGTACCAGGGAGAGTCGCTGA
- the hflC gene encoding protease modulator HflC, protein MSNKSLIALIVGVVVAIAAWNCFYIVAQTERAVLLQFGRVVQTDVQPGLHVKVPYVNQVRKFDARLMTLDAPTQRFLTLEKKAVMVDAYAKWRVKDAERFYTATSGLKQIADERLSRRLESGLRDQFGKRTLHEVVSGERDALMADITASLNKMAEKELGIEVVDVRVKTIDLPKEVNRSVFERMSTEREREAREHRAKGNELAEGIRADADRQRRVLLAEAYRESEEIRGDGDAQAASIYSKAYGQDQEFYAFYRSLRAYRESFANKSDVMVLDPSSDFFHYLEKAKP, encoded by the coding sequence ATGAGCAATAAATCGCTGATCGCCCTTATTGTCGGCGTCGTCGTGGCGATCGCTGCCTGGAACTGCTTCTACATCGTGGCTCAGACCGAGCGTGCGGTGTTGCTGCAGTTCGGTCGCGTGGTCCAGACCGATGTTCAGCCAGGCCTGCATGTGAAAGTGCCTTACGTTAACCAGGTGCGTAAATTCGACGCACGCCTGATGACGCTGGATGCACCGACGCAACGCTTCCTGACGCTGGAAAAGAAAGCCGTGATGGTCGATGCCTACGCCAAGTGGCGGGTGAAGGACGCCGAGCGTTTCTACACCGCGACTTCCGGCCTGAAGCAGATTGCCGACGAGCGTCTGTCCCGTCGTCTCGAATCGGGCCTGCGTGACCAGTTCGGTAAGCGCACCTTGCACGAAGTCGTGTCCGGTGAGCGTGATGCGCTGATGGCGGATATCACCGCTTCGCTGAACAAGATGGCTGAAAAGGAGCTGGGCATCGAGGTTGTCGATGTTCGGGTCAAGACCATCGACCTGCCGAAGGAAGTGAACCGCAGCGTGTTCGAGCGTATGAGCACCGAGCGTGAGCGTGAAGCTCGCGAGCACCGCGCCAAGGGTAACGAGCTGGCTGAAGGCATCCGTGCCGACGCCGATCGTCAACGTCGCGTGTTGTTGGCTGAAGCCTATCGTGAATCCGAAGAGATTCGCGGTGACGGTGACGCCCAGGCCGCTTCGATCTACTCCAAGGCCTACGGTCAGGATCAGGAGTTCTACGCGTTCTACCGTAGCCTGCGTGCCTACCGTGAAAGCTTCGCGAACAAATCCGACGTCATGGTCCTGGACCCAAGCAGTGACTTCTTCCACTACCTGGAAAAAGCCAAGCCTTGA
- a CDS encoding ATP phosphoribosyltransferase regulatory subunit codes for MATVDRWLLPDGIEEVLPPEAARIEVARRQVLDLFQSWGYEFVVTPHIEYLESLLTGAGQDLDLRTFKVIDPQSGRQMGFRADITPQVARIDAHTLRREGPSRLCYAGSVLHAQPRALSSSRSPIQLGAELYGDASPSSDVEVISLMLAMLQLADVPDVHMDLGHVGIYRGLARAAGLSGEVEQQLFDALQRKAIDEVITLTEGLPADLSGMLRALVDLCGGREVLAAARERLAKAPAAVLAALDDLLAIAERLSVRFPELPLYFDLGELRGYHYHTGVVFAVFVPGVGQSIAQGGRYDDIGADFGRARPATGFSTDLKTLVTLGRAEIELPSGGIWMPDSTDAALWQQVCRLRSEGQRVVQALPGQPLAAAREADCDRQLIQQNGLWQVSPLAS; via the coding sequence ATGGCAACGGTAGACCGCTGGCTACTGCCAGATGGCATCGAAGAAGTACTGCCACCGGAAGCGGCGCGTATTGAAGTTGCGCGTCGCCAGGTGTTGGATCTGTTCCAGAGCTGGGGTTACGAGTTTGTCGTGACTCCCCATATCGAGTACCTGGAATCCCTGCTGACCGGCGCGGGCCAGGACCTGGATCTGCGTACCTTCAAGGTCATCGACCCGCAATCGGGCCGGCAGATGGGTTTCCGTGCGGACATCACGCCGCAGGTAGCGCGCATCGATGCGCATACCCTGCGCCGCGAAGGCCCGAGCCGCCTGTGCTACGCCGGTAGCGTGCTGCATGCCCAACCGCGTGCCTTGTCGTCCTCGCGCAGCCCGATCCAGTTGGGCGCCGAGTTGTATGGCGATGCCAGCCCAAGCAGCGACGTGGAAGTCATCAGCCTGATGCTCGCCATGCTGCAACTGGCCGACGTGCCGGATGTGCACATGGACCTGGGGCATGTCGGCATCTACCGCGGCCTGGCCCGCGCCGCCGGTCTGTCCGGTGAAGTTGAACAACAGTTGTTCGATGCATTGCAACGTAAAGCCATCGATGAGGTCATTACCTTGACCGAAGGCTTGCCGGCTGACCTGTCGGGCATGCTGCGCGCGTTGGTCGACCTGTGTGGCGGCCGTGAAGTGCTGGCGGCTGCGCGTGAGCGTCTGGCCAAGGCCCCTGCCGCGGTACTGGCGGCATTGGACGACCTGCTGGCAATCGCCGAGCGTTTGTCCGTGCGTTTCCCGGAGCTGCCGCTGTACTTCGACCTGGGCGAGCTGCGCGGTTACCACTACCACACCGGCGTGGTGTTCGCCGTGTTCGTGCCGGGTGTTGGCCAGTCCATTGCCCAGGGCGGTCGTTACGACGACATCGGCGCTGACTTCGGTCGCGCCCGTCCGGCAACCGGCTTCTCTACCGATTTGAAAACCCTGGTGACCCTGGGGCGTGCTGAGATCGAGCTACCGTCTGGCGGTATCTGGATGCCTGACAGTACGGATGCGGCACTCTGGCAGCAGGTTTGCCGGTTGCGCAGTGAGGGTCAGCGTGTCGTCCAGGCCTTGCCTGGACAACCTTTGGCCGCCGCCCGTGAAGCGGACTGCGACCGGCAATTGATTCAGCAGAACGGGCTTTGGCAAGTATCGCCACTGGCTTCTTGA
- a CDS encoding adenylosuccinate synthase, with protein sequence MGKNVVVLGTQWGDEGKGKIVDLLTEHAAAVVRYQGGHNAGHTLVIDGEKTVLHLIPSGVLREGVQCLIGNGVVVAPDALMREIVKLEEKGVPVRERLRISPSCPLILSFHVALDQAREKARGELKIGTTGRGIGPAYEDKVARRGLRVGDLLNMPRFEDKLRELVDYHNFMLVGYYKEPAIEFEKTLAECKEYAELLKPLMLDVTAELHGLRRAGKDIMFEGAQGSLLDIDHGTYPYVTSSNTTAGGVATGSGVGPMFLDYILGITKAYTTRVGSGPFPTELFDEVGAHLAKQGHEFGATTGRARRCGWFDAVILRRAIDVNSISGICLTKLDVLDGLETINICVGYKDANGNDVAPTDADSYVGLQPVYEEVPGWTESTVGAKTLEELPANARAYIKRVEELIGAPIDIISTGPDRNETIVLRHPFA encoded by the coding sequence ATGGGTAAGAATGTCGTAGTCCTGGGCACCCAGTGGGGTGATGAGGGCAAAGGCAAGATCGTTGATCTGCTGACCGAACATGCTGCCGCCGTAGTGCGCTACCAGGGTGGCCACAACGCTGGCCACACCCTGGTGATCGACGGTGAAAAAACCGTCTTGCACCTGATCCCGTCGGGCGTACTGCGCGAAGGCGTGCAGTGCCTGATCGGCAACGGCGTGGTGGTTGCACCTGACGCCCTGATGCGTGAAATCGTCAAGCTGGAAGAGAAAGGCGTACCGGTGCGCGAGCGCCTGCGTATCAGCCCTTCCTGCCCGCTGATCCTGTCCTTCCACGTTGCACTGGATCAGGCCCGTGAAAAGGCTCGTGGCGAGCTGAAGATCGGTACCACCGGTCGCGGCATCGGTCCGGCCTACGAAGACAAGGTTGCACGTCGTGGTCTGCGTGTGGGCGACCTGCTCAACATGCCGCGCTTTGAAGACAAGCTGCGTGAGCTGGTGGATTACCACAACTTCATGCTGGTGGGTTACTACAAAGAGCCAGCCATCGAATTCGAAAAGACCCTGGCCGAATGCAAAGAATACGCTGAGCTGCTCAAGCCGCTGATGCTGGACGTGACTGCCGAGCTGCACGGCCTGCGTCGCGCTGGCAAGGACATCATGTTCGAAGGCGCCCAAGGCTCCCTGCTGGACATCGACCATGGTACCTACCCGTACGTGACCAGCTCTAACACCACGGCTGGCGGCGTAGCTACCGGTTCGGGTGTTGGCCCTATGTTCCTGGACTACATCCTGGGCATCACCAAGGCTTACACCACGCGTGTAGGTTCGGGTCCTTTCCCGACGGAACTGTTCGACGAAGTCGGCGCTCACCTGGCCAAGCAGGGTCACGAGTTCGGCGCAACCACCGGTCGTGCTCGTCGTTGCGGCTGGTTTGACGCCGTTATCCTGCGTCGCGCTATCGATGTGAACAGCATCTCGGGCATCTGCCTGACCAAGCTGGACGTACTCGACGGTCTGGAAACCATCAACATCTGCGTCGGCTACAAAGACGCAAACGGCAATGACGTTGCCCCAACCGACGCCGACAGCTACGTAGGCCTGCAGCCTGTGTACGAAGAAGTGCCGGGCTGGACCGAATCGACCGTGGGCGCCAAGACTCTGGAAGAGCTGCCGGCCAACGCCCGTGCCTACATCAAGCGTGTTGAAGAGCTGATCGGCGCGCCGATCGACATTATTTCGACGGGTCCGGACCGAAACGAAACCATCGTTCTGCGCCACCCGTTCGCTTGA
- a CDS encoding methyl-accepting chemotaxis protein codes for MSAVLSLLQSRLLRPVFVTLGIALLVQVLVAVALTRSTVTALEADLAQRLGADSQKLSGELEQAGREVTSSLDSLSASTRQRLTAGLSERLKDEQAQLRSTLEKDLKDSASDMAQLLASVAPRAMWDNDVPTLSEFARRAQRNPNVLFVVYDDATGQHLTRYLNRENPINKALLEKGQGERALDKVLDAAKNDPSVFYIEASINPNGVEIGKVLMGVSTASVEADLAALDKRFSALIASGDQLVGDSLKGAAADSAAAMGARLQSAQATAAEMKANTTATVQEAATTLRWRIGVSLAVVGFGVLLLLAVVLGRRVVNRLRMLIVAMDDLAAGEGDLTKRVQISSKDEIGDMASAVNRFVDKLQPIVREAGDVAQRTGVEIGAMTLRNAGADAAAGMQRDEVAESLRALSRMADEAQSESQAMQAALKQVVDIRQATDENTRTSAKVGNLIEALAGQVETGAQVIERLAQQSEQIEVVLTVIHGIAEQTNLLALNAAIEAARAGETGRGFAVVADEVRALASKTQSSTGDIQAHIVALQQGAREAVAAIGQAGRQASEGLLVLRDSARLQQSVQASVEQVHTAIGLATQAAEHQARGAQAVRGRVETIHVQAEKAAQAVVETTASGKVLDGLAAQLKASLGQFRA; via the coding sequence GTGTCGGCCGTTCTCTCATTGTTACAAAGCCGTTTGTTGCGGCCCGTGTTCGTTACCCTTGGTATCGCCCTTTTGGTGCAGGTACTGGTGGCGGTCGCGCTGACTCGCAGCACCGTGACGGCGCTGGAAGCCGATCTCGCTCAGCGCCTGGGCGCAGACAGTCAAAAACTATCTGGTGAGCTCGAGCAGGCGGGGCGGGAAGTCACGTCGAGCCTCGACAGCCTTTCCGCCAGTACGCGTCAACGCCTTACGGCTGGCTTGTCTGAGCGCCTGAAGGATGAACAGGCGCAGTTGCGTTCGACCCTGGAAAAAGACCTGAAGGACTCCGCCAGCGACATGGCGCAGCTTCTGGCGTCGGTGGCGCCGCGCGCCATGTGGGACAACGACGTGCCGACCTTGTCCGAGTTCGCCCGTCGGGCCCAGCGCAACCCCAACGTCCTGTTCGTGGTGTATGACGACGCCACGGGCCAGCATCTGACGCGCTACCTCAACCGGGAAAACCCGATCAATAAGGCCCTTTTGGAAAAAGGCCAGGGCGAGCGCGCGCTGGACAAGGTGCTGGATGCGGCCAAGAACGATCCGTCGGTCTTTTACATCGAGGCCTCGATCAACCCGAATGGCGTGGAAATCGGCAAGGTCCTGATGGGCGTCTCGACGGCGTCGGTAGAGGCCGACCTGGCGGCGTTGGATAAGCGCTTCTCGGCGTTGATCGCCAGTGGCGACCAGCTGGTGGGCGACAGCCTCAAGGGCGCGGCGGCCGACAGTGCGGCAGCCATGGGTGCACGTCTGCAATCGGCCCAGGCAACGGCCGCTGAAATGAAAGCCAATACCACCGCTACCGTGCAGGAGGCTGCGACTACCCTGCGCTGGCGTATTGGTGTGAGTCTGGCGGTGGTGGGTTTTGGTGTCCTGCTGTTGCTGGCGGTCGTGCTCGGGCGTCGAGTCGTCAACCGCCTGAGGATGCTGATTGTCGCCATGGATGACCTGGCGGCGGGTGAGGGCGACCTGACCAAGCGCGTGCAGATCAGCAGCAAGGACGAAATCGGCGACATGGCGTCGGCGGTCAATCGCTTTGTCGACAAGTTGCAGCCGATCGTGCGCGAGGCGGGTGATGTCGCTCAGCGTACCGGTGTGGAAATCGGTGCCATGACATTGCGCAACGCGGGGGCCGATGCGGCGGCAGGCATGCAGCGCGATGAGGTGGCTGAAAGTCTGCGGGCCTTGTCGCGAATGGCGGATGAGGCACAGTCCGAAAGCCAGGCCATGCAAGCGGCATTGAAGCAGGTGGTGGATATTCGTCAGGCCACCGACGAAAACACCCGGACCTCGGCGAAAGTCGGCAACCTGATTGAAGCGTTGGCTGGCCAGGTTGAAACCGGGGCGCAGGTGATCGAGCGCCTGGCACAGCAGAGTGAGCAGATCGAGGTGGTCCTGACGGTGATTCACGGGATTGCCGAGCAAACCAACCTGCTGGCGCTGAACGCGGCCATTGAAGCGGCGCGCGCTGGCGAAACCGGTCGCGGCTTTGCGGTGGTGGCGGACGAAGTGCGCGCGTTGGCGAGCAAGACGCAAAGCTCCACCGGCGATATCCAGGCGCATATCGTGGCGTTGCAGCAAGGCGCACGCGAAGCCGTGGCCGCAATCGGCCAGGCCGGGCGTCAGGCCAGTGAGGGGCTGTTGGTTCTACGTGACAGTGCGCGGTTGCAGCAATCGGTGCAGGCTTCGGTTGAACAGGTGCACACGGCGATCGGCCTGGCGACCCAGGCCGCCGAGCATCAGGCCCGGGGAGCCCAGGCGGTGCGCGGTCGGGTCGAGACCATTCATGTGCAAGCCGAGAAGGCGGCCCAGGCGGTGGTGGAAACCACGGCCAGTGGCAAGGTGCTGGATGGGCTGGCGGCGCAGCTCAAGGCCAGTCTGGGGCAGTTCAGGGCGTAA
- a CDS encoding ABC transporter permease translates to MSASLSASATQGRYVPGRKRPSIWLVLPVLLLVVLSVLPLAYVGLKAWQAGWAQALHLLWRPYVFGLLRNTLALMIGVTLACGVIGLSLAWLLERSNLPGRRLWGVVLCLPFAVPAFVSSFTWVSLSAHFEGLGGAILVMSLSKYPLIFLPVAATLRNLDPSLEESARTLGQNRWGVFFRVTLPLLWPSLLAGSLLIALHMLVEFGALSIIGLQTFTTAIYQQFELEFSNANAAMLSAVLLALCLMLLWLELRVRGKGRHVRTGQGAARQAEQVRLGPWVFVGQLYCLVLAIIGSGIPLGMLAYWLAVGSSAAFPIAAISEALLSSLALSLGGAAFCLVLALPVGLLVVRYKGPLAIWAERLPYLLHALPGLVIALTLVYFALHYVPVLYQTSTLLLIAYALLFLPLAQAPIRTALNKAAPQLEEAARTLGASSFSAFCRITLPIIFPALGAAFALVFLDAMKELTATLLLSPTGLNTLATEVWAHTANVEFAAAAPYAALLILVSGLPVYLLTTRMYLSR, encoded by the coding sequence ATGAGCGCATCGCTATCCGCCTCCGCCACGCAAGGCCGGTATGTGCCAGGGCGTAAGCGGCCTTCCATCTGGCTGGTTCTGCCGGTTCTACTGCTGGTCGTGCTCAGCGTGCTACCCCTGGCGTACGTCGGCCTGAAAGCCTGGCAAGCCGGCTGGGCCCAGGCGCTGCACTTGCTGTGGCGGCCTTATGTGTTTGGCCTGCTGCGCAACACCCTGGCGCTGATGATCGGCGTGACGCTGGCGTGCGGCGTGATTGGCCTGTCGCTGGCATGGCTGCTGGAACGCAGCAATCTGCCGGGGCGACGCCTGTGGGGTGTGGTTCTGTGCTTGCCGTTCGCCGTACCGGCGTTTGTCAGCAGCTTTACCTGGGTGTCGCTGAGCGCACATTTCGAAGGGCTCGGCGGGGCGATCCTGGTGATGAGCCTGTCCAAATACCCGCTGATCTTTCTGCCCGTGGCCGCCACCCTTCGCAATCTCGACCCCTCGCTGGAAGAGTCTGCCCGCACCCTGGGACAGAATCGCTGGGGGGTGTTTTTCCGCGTCACCCTGCCGCTGCTCTGGCCTTCGCTGCTGGCGGGGTCGCTGCTGATTGCCCTGCACATGCTGGTGGAATTCGGTGCGCTGTCGATCATCGGCCTGCAAACCTTCACCACCGCGATCTATCAACAGTTCGAGCTGGAGTTCAGCAACGCCAACGCCGCGATGCTCTCGGCGGTGTTGCTGGCGCTGTGTTTGATGTTGCTGTGGCTGGAACTGCGTGTTCGCGGCAAAGGCCGGCACGTGCGCACAGGCCAGGGCGCGGCGCGACAGGCAGAACAGGTTCGCCTGGGGCCGTGGGTGTTCGTGGGACAGCTGTATTGCCTAGTGCTGGCGATCATTGGCAGCGGCATTCCGCTGGGAATGCTGGCGTACTGGCTGGCCGTGGGCTCATCGGCCGCGTTCCCGATCGCCGCGATCAGCGAGGCACTGCTTTCCTCCCTGGCCCTGTCCCTGGGCGGCGCGGCGTTTTGCCTGGTGCTGGCGCTGCCGGTGGGGCTGCTGGTGGTGCGCTATAAAGGGCCGCTGGCAATCTGGGCCGAGCGCTTGCCGTATCTGCTGCACGCGCTGCCGGGGCTGGTGATCGCGCTGACCCTGGTTTATTTCGCGCTGCACTATGTGCCGGTGTTGTACCAGACTTCGACGCTGTTGCTGATTGCTTATGCGCTGCTGTTTCTGCCGCTGGCCCAGGCACCGATTCGCACAGCGCTGAACAAGGCTGCGCCGCAACTGGAAGAGGCTGCACGCACGTTGGGGGCATCTTCGTTCAGTGCCTTTTGCCGGATAACGCTGCCGATCATTTTCCCGGCGCTGGGGGCGGCGTTTGCGCTGGTGTTTCTGGATGCGATGAAGGAACTGACGGCAACCCTGCTCTTGAGCCCGACCGGACTCAATACACTGGCCACCGAGGTGTGGGCGCATACCGCGAATGTGGAGTTTGCAGCGGCGGCGCCTTATGCGGCGTTGTTGATATTGGTGTCGGGGTTGCCCGTCTACCTGTTAACGACCCGGATGTATTTGAGCCGCTGA
- a CDS encoding extracellular solute-binding protein translates to MMFRNTLRRGMTTTLLGLALATPLTQAADPVSLTLYNGQHKEVGDAVAKAFEAKTGIHVNVRKGSSNQLASQVVEEGDRSPADVIYAEESPPLNKLGEQGFLAKADDTTLAVLPKDYVAADGTWIGVTARVRVVAFNPKLVDEKDLPKSVMEFSDPKWQGKVGFVPTSGAFQEQAVAIIKVHGMEAAEEWLTGLRAFGKTYSNNMVALKAVENGEVATVLVNNYYWFALQREKGQLDSKLHYFSGGDVGGLITVSSAAVLKSSKHPKEAQQLLAYMASEEGQRVITQTTAEYPLHKGMQSDRGLKPFSELQAPKVTPADLGNAEEALELEREVGLN, encoded by the coding sequence ATGATGTTTCGAAATACCCTGCGCCGCGGCATGACCACCACCCTTCTCGGCCTGGCACTCGCCACTCCCCTCACCCAGGCTGCCGACCCAGTCTCCCTGACGCTCTATAACGGCCAACACAAGGAAGTCGGCGATGCGGTCGCCAAAGCCTTCGAAGCCAAGACAGGCATTCACGTCAATGTGCGCAAAGGCAGCAGCAACCAGCTCGCCAGCCAGGTCGTCGAAGAAGGCGATCGCTCCCCCGCCGACGTAATCTACGCCGAAGAATCGCCACCACTGAACAAACTCGGTGAGCAAGGCTTCCTGGCCAAGGCCGATGACACCACGCTGGCAGTCCTGCCCAAGGACTATGTCGCCGCCGACGGCACCTGGATTGGCGTCACCGCTCGGGTGCGCGTCGTCGCGTTCAACCCGAAACTGGTCGACGAAAAAGACCTGCCGAAATCGGTGATGGAATTCTCCGATCCAAAATGGCAGGGCAAGGTCGGCTTCGTACCCACCAGCGGCGCGTTCCAGGAACAAGCCGTGGCGATCATCAAGGTGCATGGCATGGAGGCTGCGGAAGAATGGCTGACCGGCTTGCGCGCCTTCGGCAAGACCTACAGCAACAACATGGTTGCCCTCAAAGCCGTGGAAAACGGCGAAGTGGCGACGGTATTGGTGAACAACTACTACTGGTTCGCCTTGCAGCGTGAAAAGGGCCAGCTCGACTCGAAACTGCATTACTTCAGCGGCGGTGACGTCGGCGGCCTGATTACCGTATCGAGCGCGGCCGTGCTGAAATCCAGCAAACACCCAAAAGAAGCCCAGCAATTGCTCGCCTATATGGCCAGTGAAGAAGGCCAGCGCGTGATCACCCAGACCACCGCCGAATACCCGCTGCACAAAGGCATGCAATCGGATCGCGGCCTCAAGCCGTTCAGCGAACTGCAAGCGCCGAAAGTCACGCCCGCTGACTTGGGCAATGCCGAAGAAGCCCTGGAGCTGGAACGCGAGGTTGGCCTGAACTGA